One part of the Rutidosis leptorrhynchoides isolate AG116_Rl617_1_P2 chromosome 1, CSIRO_AGI_Rlap_v1, whole genome shotgun sequence genome encodes these proteins:
- the LOC139898344 gene encoding beta-galactosidase 5-like: MAANSASKMVTSSNLVVCTSLLLMMLFFEVTLCSVTYDKKSLIINGQRKILFSGSIHYPRSTPEMWEDLIQKAKDGGLDVIDTYVFWNGHEPTPGNYNFEGRYDLVRFVKLVQKAGLYMHLRIGPFVCAEWNFGGLPVWLKYVPGISFRTDNAPFKVAMQTFTTKIVQMMKNERLFESQGGPIILSQIENEYGAESHDFGAAGHAYLTWAAKMAVGLNTGVPWVMCKQDDAPDPIINTCNGFYCDYFSPNNRETKPTLWTEAWTGWFSDFGGPVPHRPVQDLAFAVARFVQKGGSFTNYYMYHGGTNFGRTAGGPFITTSYDYDAPIDEYGLLRQPKYDHLKELHKAIKSSERAILSADPEFISLGTYEQAHVFSSRTGGCAAFLANYHINGSATVTFRKKRYNLPPWSISILPDCKNVAFNTALVGSKTSLINMLPTNVNRLRWQTFSEDVSSVDIESKMINSGLLDQLSVTRDTSDYLWYTTSVVINPSELHGNGVPTLTVNSEGHALHVFINGGLAGSAYGNEETRSVSFTGNANLQAGMNKIQLLSVAIGLQNNGPHFELWKTGVLGPVVLHGVGHVSRDLSHYKWSYQVGMKGEYRNLASPMGVSSVDWTEGSLSGQQHRPLTWYKAYFNAPQGVEPLAIDMKSMGKGQVWINGQSIGRYWTAHAKGSCTPCNYAGTFRPTKCQTRCGEPTQRWYHVPRSWLKPTQNLIVVFEETGGDASMISVMKRTIR, translated from the exons ATGGCAGCTAACTCAGCTTCCAAAATGGTTACTAGTAGTAATCTTGTTGTATGCACTTCATTGTTGTTGATGATGTTATTTTTTGAGGTTACACTCTGCAGTGTAACTTATGATAAGAAATCTCTCATCATTAATGGCCAAAGAAAAATACTATTTTCTGGTTCTATACATTATCCTAGAAGTACTCCTGAA ATGTGGGAAGATCTCATTCAAAAAGCTAAAGATGGAGGTCTGGATGTTATTGATACTTATGTGTTTTGGAATGGCCATGAACCTACACCTGGCAAT TATAACTTTGAAGGAAGATATGATTTAGTAAGGTTTGTAAAGCTGGTTCAGAAAGCTGGACTGTATATGCATCTTAGAATTGGACCATTTGTTTGTGCAGAGTGGAATTTTGG GGGTTTGCCTGTTTGGTTGAAGTATGTTCCTGGAATCAGTTTCAGAACTGATAATGCACCATTCAAG GTGGCAATGCAAACGTTCACCACAAAAATAGTGCAAATGATGAAGAATGAAAGGTTATTCGAGTCTCAAGGTGGTCCAATCATCCTCTCACAG ATAGAGAACGAATATGGGGCAGAAAGCCATGATTTTGGAGCAGCGGGCCATGCTTACTTGACTTGGGCTGCTAAAATGGCTGTTGGGTTGAACACCGGTGTCCCCTGGGTCATGTGCAAGCAAGATGATGCTCCTGATCCTATT ATAAATACTTGCAATGGGTTTTATTGTGATTACTTTTCTCCAAATAACAGAGAGACCAAACCTACATTGTGGACCGAGGCTTGGACTGGCTG GTTCTCAGACTTCGGTGGACCAGTACCCCATCGCCCTGTTCAAGATTTGGCCTTTGCTGTTGCTCGTTTTGTTCAAAAGGGAGGCTCGTTCACAAACTATTACATG TATCATGGAGGAACGAACTTTGGTAGGACAGCCGGAGGCCCATTCATCACCACCAGCTACGATTATGATGCTCCTATAGATGAATATG GCTTGCTCAGGCAACCTAAATACGATCACCTAAAGGAGCTTCATAAAGCTATCAAATCAAGCGAACGAGCTATTCTTTCAGCTGATCCTGAGTTTATTTCCTTAGGAACGTATGAACAG GCACATGTGTTTTCTTCTCGAACTGGAGGTTGTGCTGCGTTTCTAGCCAATTACCATATAAACGGTTCTGCAACCGTCACGTTTAGAAAAAAACGTTACAATCTACCACCATGGTCCATTAGCATTCTTCCTGATTGCAAAAATGTCGCCTTTAATACAGCTCTGGTTGGATCCAAAACATCTTTAATCAATATGTTACCGACAAATGTAAACAGACTTCGATGGCAAACTTTTAGTGAAGATGTTTCATCTGTTGATATCGAATCAAAGATGATAAATTCTGGTTTGTTGGATCAGTTGAGTGTAACTAGAGATACAAGTGACTACCTTTGGTATACTACTAG TGTTGTGATAAATCCATCAGAGTTACATGGGAACGGTGTTCCTACTCTAACTGTGAATTCTGAAGGGCATGCTTTACATGTTTTCATCAACGGTGGTCTCGCAG GTTCGGCATATGGAAATGAAGAAACACGGAGTGTTTCGTTCACAGGAAACGCCAATTTACAGGCTGGAATGAACAAGATTCAACTCCTTAGTGTTGCGATCGGGTTACAA AACAACGGGCCACATTTCGAGCTATGGAAAACGGGAGTTTTAGGACCGGTTGTGTTGCACGGGGTAGGTCATGTCTCAAGGGATCTATCGCATTATAAATGGTCATACCAG GTGGGCATGAAAGGCGAATACAGAAACTTAGCTTCACCTATGGGAGTTTCTTCTGTAGACTGGACAGAAGGATCCTTATCTGGACAACAACATAGGCCACTAACATGGTACAAG GCTTATTTCAATGCACCGCAAGGGGTTGAGCCTTTGGCTATTGACATGAAGAGCATGGGAAAGGGTCAAGTATGGATCAATGGTCAAAGCATAGGAAGATATTGGACTGCTCATGCAAAAGGTAGTTGTACCCCCTGCAACTATGCTGGTACATTTCGGCCAACCAAGTGTCAAACCCGTTGTGGAGAACCAACTCAACGATGGTACCATGTTCCCCGGTCTTGGTTGAAACCAACCCAGAATTTGATAGTTGTGTTTGAAGAGACAGGTGGCGATGCATCAATGATTTCTGTTATGAAAAGAACGATAAGGTGA
- the LOC139854191 gene encoding chromatin remodeling protein EBS-like, which translates to MLSHYYRDKPNCIAKIEKILTANGRINPRVKVEIRWFYRQEDAIGGRKSFHGTKELFSSDHVDTQSVDTIVEKCNVYSMDEYNNLDKVEENDFFCRFEYQRLTGAFSPESITVYCRCEMPENPDREMIDCENCGDRFHPACLDMTAEMAKQLNHFICQPCLSAMEMVKKSKIIYPVATAGAFW; encoded by the exons ATGTTATCACATTATTATCGCGATAAACCTAACTGTATTGCGAAAATTGAGAAGATATTAACGGCTAACGGGCGAATTAATCCTCGAGTGAAAGTTGAGATTCGCTGGTTTTATAGACAAGAAGATGCAATCGgtggccgaaaatcatttcacggaACAAAAGAATTATTTTCTTCCGATCACGTGGATACACAATCAGTTGATACCATTGTGGAAAAGTGTAATGTGTACTCCATGGATGAGTATAATAATCTGGATAAAGTTGAAGAAAACGATTTTTTCTGTCGTTTTGAGTATCAACGTTTGACTGGTGCATTCAGTCCAGAGAGCATAACTGT GTATTGCAGGTGTGAGATGCCTGAAAATCCAGACAGAGAGATGATTGATTGCGAAAATTGTGGTGATAG GTTTCATCCAGCTTGTTTAGACATGACTGCAGAGATGGCTAAACAACTTAATCATTTCATTTGTCAGCCCTGTTTGTCTGCCATGGAG atggtTAAGAAGAGTAAAATCATCTATCCAGTTGCTACTGCAGGTGCCTTTTGGTAA